A genomic segment from Coccinella septempunctata chromosome 3, icCocSept1.1, whole genome shotgun sequence encodes:
- the LOC123309421 gene encoding myogenesis-regulating glycosidase isoform X2, with amino-acid sequence MFLNYLALASFLILAVRSEIIYSGDGKSKLQTRYVPNDGMLLELIVGNETKLSGHIGRNITFKPKSCHDTSCSFTDSRDFIITITIFYDSFNIEWFSFQNPNISNATFTDCFDLNSTKVSWYGGPEVLDTAWPIEKLKFNNRPYISSKLDNGAVVDPYWLNSKGGFIWVNSTVPLFVDQNNEEKDKVCFKSAVKSPYKKFSNFLSYNIAAKNNSRDAHLFAVNRYIGKPKRLPDARMVREPIWTTWGKYKAEINDSSVRAFLLDIYRHNFTKGQIEIDDKWEVCYGDQVFDTKSRFRKINETVKMIHDHGFRATLWTHPFVNTNCARPVQEGITGGLFVNSSTGNAVTSWWNGNSSYVIDFTNPLASEWFKSRLMKLHYVHGIDGFKCDAGENDWLPNKPIFDTSYEDEPNSFTRLYVTACSELGGLVEVRSGFRTQDLQVFVRMLDKDSVWGNNNGLKALVHSLLQFNMIGYTFVLPDLVGGNGYNGTIPTPELLVRWTQANAFMPSLQFSYLPWELDEAPFNTTEIVRNFTNLHEKYSDVILEAMLNSTRTGAPVNPPIWWIDPTDPVAHKVDDEFLLGEKILIAPVLEKGAKSRDVYLPKGIWRDGNNYTLYEGRRTLRRYAAPINILPYFIRIHEQ; translated from the exons ATGTTTTTGAACTACTTAG CATTGGCTTCATTCCTCATTCTAGCAGTGAGGAGTGAGATAATTTATTCTGGAGATGGTAAATCGAAGTTGCAAACTAGATACGTTCCAAACGATGGGATGCTTCTAGAACTTATTGTTG gtaatGAGACGAAACTATCTGGACACATTGGAAGGAACATTACCTTCAAACCCAAAAGCTGCCACGATACCTCTTGCTCTTTCACAGATTCCAGGGATTTTATTataacaataacaattttttacGACAGTTTCAACATAGAATGGTTCAGTTTCCAAAATCCTAATATTTCGAATGCGACTTTCACTGACTGTTTCGACTTGAACAGTACGAAAGTTTCATGGTACGGAGGACCAGAAGTATTAGACACGGCCTGGCCAATTGAAAAGTTGAAATTCAATAATCGACCATACATTTCGTCCAAACTTGATAATGGAGCCGTTGTAGATCCCTACTGGCTCAACTCCAAGGGAGGTTTTATATGGGTCAACAGCACTGTTCCTCTGTTTGTAGACCAAAATAATGAGGAGAAAGATAAAGTTTGTTTCAAAAGTGCAGTGAAATCGCCGTACAAAAAATTTTCT aatttctTGAGTTACAACATAGCTGCCAAAAACAACTCTAGAGATGCCCATTTATTTGCTGTTAATCGTTATATTGGAAAACCAAAAC GCCTTCCCGACGCTCGTATGGTGAGAGAACCTATTTGGACCACTTGGGGAAAATATAAGGCAGAAATTAATGACAGCAGCGTTCGGGCCTTCCTCTTAGATATTTATCGGCATAATTTCACGAAAGGACAAATTGAAATTGACGACAAGTGGGAA GTTTGCTATGGGGACCAAGTATTCGACACAAAATCTAGATTCcgtaaaatcaatgaaactgtgAAAATGATCCATGATCATGGTTTCAGGGCAACACTTTGGACTCATCCATTCGTCAACACGAATTGCGCACGTCCAGTTCAAGAGGGAATTACAGGCG GTTTATTCGTCAACAGTTCAACCGGCAATGCTGTTACTTCTTGGTGGAATGGTAACTCATCCTATGTCATAGACTTCACAAATCCTTTGGCTTCAGAATGGTTCAAGTCTAGACTGATGAAACTCCATTACGTTCATGGAATAGATGGTTTCAAATGTGATGCAGGTGAAAACGATTGGCTTCCAAAT AAACCAATTTTCGATACAAGTTACGAGGATGAGCCAAATTCTTTCACAAGGCTGTACGTCACCGCTTGTTCGGAACTTGGAGGCCTTGTTGAAGTTAGATCAGGATTCAG GACTCAAGATCTGCAAGTATTCGTTAGGATGCTGGATAAAGACTCAGTGTGGGGAAACAATAATGGTTTGAAAGCCTTGGTTCATTCCCTTCTTCAGTTCAATATGATTGGCTACACCTT TGTCTTGCCTGACTTGGTTGGTGGAAACGGTTATAATGGTACAATCCCTACACCCGAACTATTGGTAAGGTGGACACAAGCCAATGCCTTCATGCCGTCCCTTCAATTCAGCTACTTGCCATGGGAACTAGATGAAGCACCT TTCAACACGACAGAAATTGTGAGGAATTTCACGAATTTGCATGAGAAGTACTCTGACGTCATTTTGGAAGCTATGCTCAATTCAACACGCACAGGAGCACCTGTCAATCCTCCTATATGGtggattgatccaacagatccTGTTGCTCACAAAGTGGATGATG AATTCTTGCTTGGTGAAAAGATACTGATTGCACCAGTTCTGGAAAAGGGTGCAAAATCTAGGGATGTGTACCTTCCAAAGGGTATATGGAGAGATGGAAATAACTATACCTTGTACGAAGGAAGAAGAACTTTGAGGAGATACGCTGCTCCAATCAATATACTGCCATACTTCATACGCATCCATGAGCAATAA
- the LOC123309421 gene encoding myogenesis-regulating glycosidase isoform X1, translating to MFLNYLVFISALASFLILAVRSEIIYSGDGKSKLQTRYVPNDGMLLELIVGNETKLSGHIGRNITFKPKSCHDTSCSFTDSRDFIITITIFYDSFNIEWFSFQNPNISNATFTDCFDLNSTKVSWYGGPEVLDTAWPIEKLKFNNRPYISSKLDNGAVVDPYWLNSKGGFIWVNSTVPLFVDQNNEEKDKVCFKSAVKSPYKKFSNFLSYNIAAKNNSRDAHLFAVNRYIGKPKRLPDARMVREPIWTTWGKYKAEINDSSVRAFLLDIYRHNFTKGQIEIDDKWEVCYGDQVFDTKSRFRKINETVKMIHDHGFRATLWTHPFVNTNCARPVQEGITGGLFVNSSTGNAVTSWWNGNSSYVIDFTNPLASEWFKSRLMKLHYVHGIDGFKCDAGENDWLPNKPIFDTSYEDEPNSFTRLYVTACSELGGLVEVRSGFRTQDLQVFVRMLDKDSVWGNNNGLKALVHSLLQFNMIGYTFVLPDLVGGNGYNGTIPTPELLVRWTQANAFMPSLQFSYLPWELDEAPFNTTEIVRNFTNLHEKYSDVILEAMLNSTRTGAPVNPPIWWIDPTDPVAHKVDDEFLLGEKILIAPVLEKGAKSRDVYLPKGIWRDGNNYTLYEGRRTLRRYAAPINILPYFIRIHEQ from the exons ATGTTTTTGAACTACTTAG TTTTTATTTCAGCATTGGCTTCATTCCTCATTCTAGCAGTGAGGAGTGAGATAATTTATTCTGGAGATGGTAAATCGAAGTTGCAAACTAGATACGTTCCAAACGATGGGATGCTTCTAGAACTTATTGTTG gtaatGAGACGAAACTATCTGGACACATTGGAAGGAACATTACCTTCAAACCCAAAAGCTGCCACGATACCTCTTGCTCTTTCACAGATTCCAGGGATTTTATTataacaataacaattttttacGACAGTTTCAACATAGAATGGTTCAGTTTCCAAAATCCTAATATTTCGAATGCGACTTTCACTGACTGTTTCGACTTGAACAGTACGAAAGTTTCATGGTACGGAGGACCAGAAGTATTAGACACGGCCTGGCCAATTGAAAAGTTGAAATTCAATAATCGACCATACATTTCGTCCAAACTTGATAATGGAGCCGTTGTAGATCCCTACTGGCTCAACTCCAAGGGAGGTTTTATATGGGTCAACAGCACTGTTCCTCTGTTTGTAGACCAAAATAATGAGGAGAAAGATAAAGTTTGTTTCAAAAGTGCAGTGAAATCGCCGTACAAAAAATTTTCT aatttctTGAGTTACAACATAGCTGCCAAAAACAACTCTAGAGATGCCCATTTATTTGCTGTTAATCGTTATATTGGAAAACCAAAAC GCCTTCCCGACGCTCGTATGGTGAGAGAACCTATTTGGACCACTTGGGGAAAATATAAGGCAGAAATTAATGACAGCAGCGTTCGGGCCTTCCTCTTAGATATTTATCGGCATAATTTCACGAAAGGACAAATTGAAATTGACGACAAGTGGGAA GTTTGCTATGGGGACCAAGTATTCGACACAAAATCTAGATTCcgtaaaatcaatgaaactgtgAAAATGATCCATGATCATGGTTTCAGGGCAACACTTTGGACTCATCCATTCGTCAACACGAATTGCGCACGTCCAGTTCAAGAGGGAATTACAGGCG GTTTATTCGTCAACAGTTCAACCGGCAATGCTGTTACTTCTTGGTGGAATGGTAACTCATCCTATGTCATAGACTTCACAAATCCTTTGGCTTCAGAATGGTTCAAGTCTAGACTGATGAAACTCCATTACGTTCATGGAATAGATGGTTTCAAATGTGATGCAGGTGAAAACGATTGGCTTCCAAAT AAACCAATTTTCGATACAAGTTACGAGGATGAGCCAAATTCTTTCACAAGGCTGTACGTCACCGCTTGTTCGGAACTTGGAGGCCTTGTTGAAGTTAGATCAGGATTCAG GACTCAAGATCTGCAAGTATTCGTTAGGATGCTGGATAAAGACTCAGTGTGGGGAAACAATAATGGTTTGAAAGCCTTGGTTCATTCCCTTCTTCAGTTCAATATGATTGGCTACACCTT TGTCTTGCCTGACTTGGTTGGTGGAAACGGTTATAATGGTACAATCCCTACACCCGAACTATTGGTAAGGTGGACACAAGCCAATGCCTTCATGCCGTCCCTTCAATTCAGCTACTTGCCATGGGAACTAGATGAAGCACCT TTCAACACGACAGAAATTGTGAGGAATTTCACGAATTTGCATGAGAAGTACTCTGACGTCATTTTGGAAGCTATGCTCAATTCAACACGCACAGGAGCACCTGTCAATCCTCCTATATGGtggattgatccaacagatccTGTTGCTCACAAAGTGGATGATG AATTCTTGCTTGGTGAAAAGATACTGATTGCACCAGTTCTGGAAAAGGGTGCAAAATCTAGGGATGTGTACCTTCCAAAGGGTATATGGAGAGATGGAAATAACTATACCTTGTACGAAGGAAGAAGAACTTTGAGGAGATACGCTGCTCCAATCAATATACTGCCATACTTCATACGCATCCATGAGCAATAA
- the LOC123309327 gene encoding insulin-like growth factor-binding protein complex acid labile subunit isoform X1, translating to MALDKMHHNLSILLIVLLCVQMIITDDIMEGCDYDNIQRMYYCNEITHTFPNQFYGDYHLRCVGCNISKFTENTFPYTNSLESFNVSYSGIRGIQRRAFSKFTSTQFIYLDHNDIRDISENAFAGAKQLYELHLEHNHLKRLKPRFLNELGSNSIDLSHNQLVEIGSGVFEGVIGVLHIDLSSNKISELTENAFVGLESLEILSLKDNKICHIPLGVLGRLPALKTLNLSHNKLVEFSIGTFSGLRSLNELNIANNSLQYFDGEFLLTLPNIHWLDVSDNGIFYFDGYEIVENAPSLRQMKMDHNIISCSSLKNLVKYLRRGNIEIVSDSGSYDVPNILGIACSQNEITNVSYKKFYALVQDEAKNLKQIC from the exons aTGGCTTTG GACAAAATGCATCATAATCTATCAATCCTGCTCATAGTGCTATTATGTGTCCAAATGATAATAACAGATGACATAATGGAGGGATGCGATTACGATAATATCCAAAGGATGTATTATTGTAATGAAATAACTCACACATTTCCAAACCAGTTTTACGGAGACTATCACTTGAGATGTGTTGGATGTAACATCTCGAAATTCACAGAAAATACGTTTCCTTACACGAACAGCTTGGAGTCCTTCAATGTTAGCTACAGCGGCATCCGGGGAATTCAAAGAAGGGCATTCTCGAAGTTCACCTCAACTCAGTTCATTTATCTGGACCATAATGATATCAGAGACATAAGCGAAAATGCTTTCGCAGGTGCGAAGCAACTCTATGAGCTCCACTTGGAGCACAACCATTTGAAAAGATTGAAACCAAGATTTCTCAACGAGTTAGGATCGAATTCAATAGATCTCAGTCACAATCAACTGGTAGAGATTGGAAGTGGAGTTTTTGAGGGAGTGATCGGAGTATTGCATATAGATTTATCCTCCAATAAAATCTCAGAACTTACTGAGAATGCATTTGTAGGCTTGGAATCCCTAGAAATATTGAGCTTGAAGGATAACAAAATTTGCCATATACCACTGGGAGTCTTGGGGAGGCTTCCTGCCTTGAAAACCCTGAATCTATCGCATAATAAGCTGGTGGAGTTTTCTATCGGTACTTTTTCAG GACTGAGATCTCTCAATGAACTGAATATAGCAAACAATAGCCTTCAGTACTTCGATGGAGAATTTTTACTGACGTTACCAAATATACACTGGCTAGATGTGAGTGACAATGGTATTTTTTATTTCGACGGATATGAGATTGTCGAGAATGCCCCTTCTTTGAGGCAAATGAAAATGGACCACAATATTATCTCTTGCTCGTCCCTGAAAAACCTTGTGAAGTACCTGAGAAGAGGAAACATCGAAATAGTGAGTGATAGTGGCAGCTACGACGTACCAAACATCCTTGGAATTGCTTGCAGTCAGAATGAAATAACTAACGTATCTTATAAGAAATTCTACGCTTTAGTTCAAGATGAGGCAAAGAACCTGAAACAGATTTGCTAA
- the LOC123309327 gene encoding insulin-like growth factor-binding protein complex acid labile subunit isoform X2: MHHNLSILLIVLLCVQMIITDDIMEGCDYDNIQRMYYCNEITHTFPNQFYGDYHLRCVGCNISKFTENTFPYTNSLESFNVSYSGIRGIQRRAFSKFTSTQFIYLDHNDIRDISENAFAGAKQLYELHLEHNHLKRLKPRFLNELGSNSIDLSHNQLVEIGSGVFEGVIGVLHIDLSSNKISELTENAFVGLESLEILSLKDNKICHIPLGVLGRLPALKTLNLSHNKLVEFSIGTFSGLRSLNELNIANNSLQYFDGEFLLTLPNIHWLDVSDNGIFYFDGYEIVENAPSLRQMKMDHNIISCSSLKNLVKYLRRGNIEIVSDSGSYDVPNILGIACSQNEITNVSYKKFYALVQDEAKNLKQIC, translated from the exons ATGCATCATAATCTATCAATCCTGCTCATAGTGCTATTATGTGTCCAAATGATAATAACAGATGACATAATGGAGGGATGCGATTACGATAATATCCAAAGGATGTATTATTGTAATGAAATAACTCACACATTTCCAAACCAGTTTTACGGAGACTATCACTTGAGATGTGTTGGATGTAACATCTCGAAATTCACAGAAAATACGTTTCCTTACACGAACAGCTTGGAGTCCTTCAATGTTAGCTACAGCGGCATCCGGGGAATTCAAAGAAGGGCATTCTCGAAGTTCACCTCAACTCAGTTCATTTATCTGGACCATAATGATATCAGAGACATAAGCGAAAATGCTTTCGCAGGTGCGAAGCAACTCTATGAGCTCCACTTGGAGCACAACCATTTGAAAAGATTGAAACCAAGATTTCTCAACGAGTTAGGATCGAATTCAATAGATCTCAGTCACAATCAACTGGTAGAGATTGGAAGTGGAGTTTTTGAGGGAGTGATCGGAGTATTGCATATAGATTTATCCTCCAATAAAATCTCAGAACTTACTGAGAATGCATTTGTAGGCTTGGAATCCCTAGAAATATTGAGCTTGAAGGATAACAAAATTTGCCATATACCACTGGGAGTCTTGGGGAGGCTTCCTGCCTTGAAAACCCTGAATCTATCGCATAATAAGCTGGTGGAGTTTTCTATCGGTACTTTTTCAG GACTGAGATCTCTCAATGAACTGAATATAGCAAACAATAGCCTTCAGTACTTCGATGGAGAATTTTTACTGACGTTACCAAATATACACTGGCTAGATGTGAGTGACAATGGTATTTTTTATTTCGACGGATATGAGATTGTCGAGAATGCCCCTTCTTTGAGGCAAATGAAAATGGACCACAATATTATCTCTTGCTCGTCCCTGAAAAACCTTGTGAAGTACCTGAGAAGAGGAAACATCGAAATAGTGAGTGATAGTGGCAGCTACGACGTACCAAACATCCTTGGAATTGCTTGCAGTCAGAATGAAATAACTAACGTATCTTATAAGAAATTCTACGCTTTAGTTCAAGATGAGGCAAAGAACCTGAAACAGATTTGCTAA